The genome window ACGGGTGGTGTATGCAAGTTCACGTCGTCGGCGACGATCCGGTCCGCGAGGCCGTCGTCGCCGCGCTCGGAGACGTCGACGTGTCGATCACAGCCGCCGACCCGGACGACCTCGAGTCGGCACGGTTCGCGGTCGTCGCCGACGTCGCCGGCTCGGAGACGTTCGATCGAGCGAACGACGCCGCACGTGCTGGTGGAACACCCTGGATCGCTGTCGAGATCGGCGGCGTTGGGGGCCACCCGCTCTCCGAAGTCGACGCCGCCGTCTCGGGGTACGCGCCCGGAACCGCGTGTTTCGACTGTCTCCGGACTCGAGTTACCTCCCACGCGGACGACTCTGGTGGTGACCCCACAACGGATCGAGCGACCGCACGGCTGGCAGGTGCCGTCGCCGGTCGCGAGTGCGTCCGCGTCCTCTCGGGCGACGACCGAACCGTACTCGGTCACGTCGTCGAACTACCGCACAGACGGCGACGCGTGCTCCCGGTACCGGGCTGTGACTGTGCCGAGAGCGGCCGGGATCGCACACTCGAGCGCGACGACGAGTCGCTCGCCCTCGAGGCTGCCGTCAATCACGCCGAGGCGGCGATCGACGAGCGCGTCGGTATCGTCGAGGAGATCGGCGAGGTCGAGTCGTTTCCCGTCCCGTACTATCTCGCAACGACAGCAGATACCACGGGGTACAGCGACGCGAGCGCAGCAAAACAGGCGGCCGGCGTCGCCGACGACTGGAACACGGCGCTGATGAAAGCCGTCGGCGAGGCCATAGAACGGTACTGTGCCGGCGTCTATCGCGACGACGACTTCGTTCACGCGAGCGAAACCGATCTCGAGAACGCGATATCGCCCGCGTCGCTCGTCCGACCCCCGAACGCTCCCGAGTACGATCCGGAAGCCGAACACCGCTGGGTCGCCGGGGAACGCCTCGCGACGGGCGAGTCGGCGTATCTCCCCGCCGCGGCGGTCCAGTTCCCCCAGCCCGGCGAGCGACTCGTGCCCGCGATCACGACTGGGCTGGGACTTGGGTCGTCGTCAGTCGACGCGTTGCTGTCCGGACTGACCGAAGTGCTCGAACGCGACGCGACGATGCTCGCCTGGTATTCGACGTTCGAGCCGCTGGGGCTCTCCGTCGACGACGACCGGTTCGACACGCTCGAGCGTCGCGCCCGGAGCGAAGGGCTTTCGGTGACGACGATGCTCGTCACGCAGGACGTCGATGTCCCGGTCGTCACCGTCGCCGTCCATCGTGACCCGGCCATCACCCCTGACCCCGTCGACCCCGAGTCGGACGACTGGCCGGCGTTCGCCGTCGGCTCCGCGGCCGGGCTCGATGCGACCGACGCAGCCATCAGCGCGCTCGAGGAAGCCCTCCAGAACTGGATGGAGCTCCGAAGCCTTGGCTACGAGCGTGCAAGCGCTGAATCGGGCGAAATCGGCGCGTATGCCGCGTTTCCCGAGGTGACCCGGTCGTTCGTCAACGTCGACGGGACCGTGCCGGCCGACAGCGTCGGTCCAGATCCCGTACCGACGGGGCTGGCGGCGCTCGAGACAGTGGTCGACCGAGTGGAAGACGCCGGCCTGGAACCGTACGCGGCTCGGCTGACGACGCGTGACGTCGAAGCCATCGGCTTCGAGGCGGTCCGGGTCGTCGTCCCCGGAGCCCAGTCCCTTTTTACAGGCGAGCCCTACTTCGGCGAGCGAGCCGAGCGGGTTCCGGCTGAGTTAGGCTTCGAACCCCGCCTCGAGCGGGGGTATCACCCCTATCCGTAACGTTCCTGAGAATCTGCTCGTCGGATTGGCTACTCCGAGTCGTCGTGTGCTTCGTTCTCGTCGGCCGTGTCGACGTCTTCCGGTTCCTCGAGGTCGTCAGCATCTTCGGGGTCGTCGATCTGTTCGTCCGCCTCACCACGGCTAACTTCGATCACGACTTCGTCGTCGTACACCCAGATCAGTACGAGCTGGGTCTCGCCGGTGATCGAAACACGTTGATCGTCGAGCACTTCGTCTTCTAGTGCGTCGATCCGGGCGACATGGAGGCGCTGGTCTGTCGCGCTGAGATGTGGCGGGCCGATCGATTCGTCTGGGTTCACAGCGATGCCTTCGTCGTAGGTCTGTTGTCCCGTCTCGCGATCGAACGCCTCGATGTGGAGGTTGTGAGCATCGTCCGATTCGCTGTGGATCTCCATCGGAACGACACCCTGAAACTCCCCCTCGAAGTGTTCCCGAAAGCCATCCAGACAGCCCGCAAGCGAGACGCTCCCGACGACCGCTGCGGACTGGAGTACCGTCCGGCGTTTCACAGGCCTCGATGAGGGCCGAACGAACGTAGGCGTTGCGTTCTCTCCCGATGGTGACCGCGAGGAGGCGATACCCCTACAGGAACAACTGCAACGATTCGCACACTGGTCGACGATCCGTCTGGCGAGCAGGTGCGAACTGACGTGCAGTGGCTACTATACATCGACTCGAGCGGCGGCGACGATCACTCGAGCGTCGCGTGACCCACGGCTGCTTGAACTGATACCCAGAGAGACACTCACTGCCATGAACGTTTTGACGCTGGACGTGAAAGTCGTCGTATGGAGAAGGTTGCGATCGACGACGTAGAAAACGAGCCCAGTCCGATGGATGTCCACTCGGTTCGACGGCCAATCTCGGCGGTGCTCGGGGTTACGGACTTCGCCATGAACTACTTCGAACTCGAGCCCGGCGAGTCGTTTTCGGGCGGGGTACACACCCACTACGACCAGGAAGAAGTCTTCTACGTGCTCGAGGGAACGGCGACGTTCGAGGTCGGTACGAGCGACGAAGACGGGGACGAAGTACCGGTCAGAGCCGGCGAAGTGATTCGGTTCCCACCGGGTGAGTTCCAACACGGCTACAACGATTCGGACGAGCGCGTCGTCGGGCTCGCCTTCGGCGCACCGGGTGCGACCCACGACTGGGACGAGATCGAAGCGATCGTTCACTGTCGTGAATGTGACGACGAGCGTGGCCACGGCCTCATGATCACCGACGAGGGCGCGTTCGAGATGACCTGTCTCGAGTGTGAAACGGCGTTCAAGATCAGTTGATTGGCTACCGCTCGCGAAACCGTGTCTCGAGGGGAGAGTGCCAGAGCGTTAGAAAGAAATCGCGCGAAAACGGTGTCGAGGGCAGTGGCGACTGTCTGTCCGAGAATCGACGTTCGAGAGTGAACTCGCCGGTGAAAACACGGCGAACCAACCGCGTTACTCGCCGTTCGAGAGTGAACTCGCCGGTGAAAACACGGCGAACCAACCGCGTTACTCGCCGTTCGGCGAGTAGTTCGGCGCTTCGTCGGTGATGACGACGTCGTGGGCGTGGCTTTCGGCCTGGCCAGCCGAAGAGATGCGAACGAACTCGCTGCGGTCTTTGAATTCGGGGATCGTCTCGGCTCCGACGTAGCCCATACCCGACTGCATCCCACCGGCGAGCTGGTGCAGTTCGGACTTGAGCGGCCCCTTGTACGGCGTCGCTGCTTCGACGCCTTCGGGGACGTACTCGTCGTCTTCGTCGGGTTCGTCTTTCAGATAGCGGTCGCCGTCACCCGACTTCATCGCGCCGACGCTGCCCATCCCGCGGTACTGCTTGTATTTCTTGCCGTTCATCGTGACGACACGTCCTGGTGCCTCGCCCGTGCCGGCGAAATACGAGCCGAGCATGACTGCATCCGCACCCGCGGCGATCGCTTTGATCGCGTCGCCGGAGTACCGGATGCCGCCGTCGGCGATGACGGGGACGTCGTACTCTGCCGCAACGTCCGCAACCTGTGCGACCGCCGTGATCTGGGGCATTCCAGCACCGGAGACCACGCGGGTCGTACAGATCGACCCCGGACCGATACCGACTTTGATGCCATCGGCAAACTCGACGAGTTCGGCGGCCGCCTCTCGAGTTCCGACGTTCCCGACCACGATGTCCGCCTCGACCGACTCCGTGATCTCACGGGCACCATCGATCACGTTCATGTTGTGTGCGTGGGCGGTGTCGATGAACAGCACGTCCGCGCCAGCGTCGTCGGCCGCCTGCGCACGCTCCATCTCGAAGGGGCTGACGGCGACGCCGAGTCTGAGTTTGCCGTCTTCGTCACGGACGGCCTCTTTGTACTCCCGACGCTGGAGGATGCCCTGCATCGTTACCAGGCCGACGAGGAGGTTCTCGTCGTCGACGACCGGTACGCGCTCGATCTTGTGGTCGTACATTAGATCGAACGCGTCTCGAGCGTCGACGTCCTCGAGTGCGGTGATGACCTCGTCGGTCATCGCTTCGGTGACCGGGTCCTCCTCGTTGACCTCGAGGTGCGGGCGGATGTCCGTACTCGAGATGATTCCCAGAACCTCACCGTGCGTGTTGACGACAGGTGCGCCGCCGACGCCCTCGCGGGCCATCAAGTCGTCGACCTCGCGGACGCTCATTTCGGGGTCGGCAGTGACGACCTCCTCTAAGGGGATGATGAGTTCGTCGGCGCTTTTGACACGGTCGATCTCTTCGACCATCTCGTCGATCGTCATGTTGCGATGGAGGACACCAAGACCGCCGTGGCGGGCCATCGCGATCGCCATATCGCTCTCCGTGACCGTGTCCATCGCCGCCGAAAGAATCGGGACGGACACCTCGACCGATTTCGAGACTCGCGAGGTGAGGTCTGCCTGATCGGGTTCGACGCGACTCTCTTTCGGTCGCAAGAGGACGTCGTCGAACGTCAGTGCTTCCGGTACCTGAAGTTTCGAAGAATAGGGCTCGTGCTCGGGAACGTCGTTCGCCATGTAAACCGTCCGAAGCCGCGAGCAAAAAGCGTTGCGAGATAGAAACCGGGTGTGAACGCGTGACGTGACCGCCAACGGAGGATTCAGTCGGAAGCGAACGTCACACCGAGACCACGACGATTCGAATACTCGAGGGACAACCGTGGCCTCGAGCGACCGAAATGGTCGTCAGCTCGGGAGCCGGTTACAATTCGTCGCTCGAGTACCGGGACCGACAGTTGAGACACTGGTACCCGCCGTCGATGTGTTCGTAGAGGCGCTCGCCGCAACTGTGGCACCTGCCGTACGGGTGCTTCATCGTACCGATTACTTGGGGACGAAACGGAATAAGTACTCGCCTTCCATTGTGTACGGTTCACCTTCGAGCGTGTAATGGCGGCCTACAGGGGTCAGATCGGTCGATGGCGTTACCCGCGAGGGGACACAATCTCGAGCATGGACGATCACACGACCGACCCGACCGTCGATCCGCCACCGGAACCAACGACCCCGAGCGGCTGGCGACCGACGGAGGGCCGCTGGGAGCACGCGACGCTCCGGACGGCGACCGTCCACGGCGTCCGGCTGTTCAACGATGGCGCGTACCACGAGAGTCACGACTGCTTCGAGGTCGAGTGGTACAACTACGGTCGCGGCTCGCCCGAGAGCGCCTTCTTACACGGGATGGTGCAGGTCGCTGCCGGCGTCCACAAGCGAGTCGACTTCGACGACGACGGTGGACTTCGCTCGCTCTTTCGGACGGCCGGACAGTACCTCGAAGGCGTCCCCCCGGACTACTACGGCGTCGACGTCCTCGAGGTCAGAACGGTCCTCGAGACCGCCCTCGAAGCCCCATCCCAAGTCGACGGCTGGCAGATTCCCCTCGACGGCGACCGTCCGACGGCAGGCCCGGCCGATTACGAGTACGTCGAAACGCTCGAAGAGTGATACTACCCGGCATACGTTGGTTCCGGCGCATCCACAGAACGGGTCGTGTCTGAGTCGGAAGATCGTACCAGTCGTACGAGCGACCGAGCCCAACGTCTCCATCTTCGGTGTCGAGGAGTGTTCTGACAAAACCGAATTTCATTTGAACGCAGAGACGAATACAGAACTAATGAGAGTCGCACAGCTCGGGTCGGGAACGCCGGAGATCGCCGTCGTCGCGGGCGTCCACGGCGACGAACCCTGTGGCGTCCGGGCCGTCGAACGGTTACTCGACGAACAACCGCAGGTCAGACGCCCGGTCAAGTTCGTCATCGCCAACGAGGCCGCACTCGAGCGTCGCGTCCGATTCGTCGACGAAGATCTGAATCGGACGTTCCCCGGCGACCCGAACGCGAAGACCCACGAGGGACGACTCGCACACGAACTCGCCGCCGAACTCGAGGACTGTCTCACCTTCTCGATGCACTCGACACAGAGCCACAGTGAGCCGTTTGCGATCGTCAACGGCGTCAGCGAAACTGTCCGCGAACTCGTTCCGCAGCTCCCGGTGACGGCGATGGTCGAGACGAGCGAGTTCGCCGAGGGCCGGCTGTTCTCTACGATCGAGACGCTCGAGGTCGAGTGTGGGCTCCAGGGGTCCGAGGCGGCCGCACAGAACGCCGATCGTCTGACGCGGGCGTTTCTCACTGCGGTCGGTGCTCTCCCTGGCGAT of Natrarchaeobaculum sulfurireducens contains these proteins:
- a CDS encoding YcaO-like family protein, with amino-acid sequence MQVHVVGDDPVREAVVAALGDVDVSITAADPDDLESARFAVVADVAGSETFDRANDAARAGGTPWIAVEIGGVGGHPLSEVDAAVSGYAPGTACFDCLRTRVTSHADDSGGDPTTDRATARLAGAVAGRECVRVLSGDDRTVLGHVVELPHRRRRVLPVPGCDCAESGRDRTLERDDESLALEAAVNHAEAAIDERVGIVEEIGEVESFPVPYYLATTADTTGYSDASAAKQAAGVADDWNTALMKAVGEAIERYCAGVYRDDDFVHASETDLENAISPASLVRPPNAPEYDPEAEHRWVAGERLATGESAYLPAAAVQFPQPGERLVPAITTGLGLGSSSVDALLSGLTEVLERDATMLAWYSTFEPLGLSVDDDRFDTLERRARSEGLSVTTMLVTQDVDVPVVTVAVHRDPAITPDPVDPESDDWPAFAVGSAAGLDATDAAISALEEALQNWMELRSLGYERASAESGEIGAYAAFPEVTRSFVNVDGTVPADSVGPDPVPTGLAALETVVDRVEDAGLEPYAARLTTRDVEAIGFEAVRVVVPGAQSLFTGEPYFGERAERVPAELGFEPRLERGYHPYP
- a CDS encoding cupin domain-containing protein translates to MEKVAIDDVENEPSPMDVHSVRRPISAVLGVTDFAMNYFELEPGESFSGGVHTHYDQEEVFYVLEGTATFEVGTSDEDGDEVPVRAGEVIRFPPGEFQHGYNDSDERVVGLAFGAPGATHDWDEIEAIVHCRECDDERGHGLMITDEGAFEMTCLECETAFKIS
- the guaB gene encoding IMP dehydrogenase, with product MANDVPEHEPYSSKLQVPEALTFDDVLLRPKESRVEPDQADLTSRVSKSVEVSVPILSAAMDTVTESDMAIAMARHGGLGVLHRNMTIDEMVEEIDRVKSADELIIPLEEVVTADPEMSVREVDDLMAREGVGGAPVVNTHGEVLGIISSTDIRPHLEVNEEDPVTEAMTDEVITALEDVDARDAFDLMYDHKIERVPVVDDENLLVGLVTMQGILQRREYKEAVRDEDGKLRLGVAVSPFEMERAQAADDAGADVLFIDTAHAHNMNVIDGAREITESVEADIVVGNVGTREAAAELVEFADGIKVGIGPGSICTTRVVSGAGMPQITAVAQVADVAAEYDVPVIADGGIRYSGDAIKAIAAGADAVMLGSYFAGTGEAPGRVVTMNGKKYKQYRGMGSVGAMKSGDGDRYLKDEPDEDDEYVPEGVEAATPYKGPLKSELHQLAGGMQSGMGYVGAETIPEFKDRSEFVRISSAGQAESHAHDVVITDEAPNYSPNGE
- a CDS encoding DUF309 domain-containing protein, coding for MDDHTTDPTVDPPPEPTTPSGWRPTEGRWEHATLRTATVHGVRLFNDGAYHESHDCFEVEWYNYGRGSPESAFLHGMVQVAAGVHKRVDFDDDGGLRSLFRTAGQYLEGVPPDYYGVDVLEVRTVLETALEAPSQVDGWQIPLDGDRPTAGPADYEYVETLEE
- a CDS encoding M14 family metallopeptidase, with protein sequence MRVAQLGSGTPEIAVVAGVHGDEPCGVRAVERLLDEQPQVRRPVKFVIANEAALERRVRFVDEDLNRTFPGDPNAKTHEGRLAHELAAELEDCLTFSMHSTQSHSEPFAIVNGVSETVRELVPQLPVTAMVETSEFAEGRLFSTIETLEVECGLQGSEAAAQNADRLTRAFLTAVGALPGDTMPRELPVYRLTEVIDKHEADTYEVFAENFTEVDAGETFAAADGEMQVAKESFYPVLMSPYGYRNVFGYAAEKIDVLAAQSAAD